The sequence TGTTTCTTCTCGCGCCAACGGCCAAACTCACTGACCCCGAGGAGACGCCACAAAGCGGCGGTAATCTCGGAGCCAGTGAGTTGTCATGCAGTTACTTCTCTTTTTGCCACACCTAAGAATTCAGATCTGTTCTCAAGCTCTAAGAAATCGAGATTGATGATCTCCCATCCATCCTTTCCGAGTCCGTTTAAATATGTTTCCAGGTCAGCTCGCTCTTTCCCTTTGAAAATTCCGCCCCCGGAAACGTTCTTGGAATCAACGATCTTGTACTCCCATTTCGTCATTATTCTCTCCTCTTCATAAACTGTCGGGTTCAGCCGACGTTGCTCCGCTGAACCCGTTGTGAGTACCTTTCGAGTTACTTCTTGCCCAGTATGCAGGAAAATTAGCCACGAAACTGACAAGAATGAAACGCAGCGCTGTCTTGAGCGCAGTCGAAGGGCGCTGTCCTGCCCACTCCGGGGCACCTAACGGTGAGCGCAGTCGAAGCGACCGGAATGAACCGCAGACCTATGCTGAGCGTAGCCGAAGTATGACGCTGATGAACGCAGATGATCGCAGATCAATCGGAAAAAGATCGGCGAGAATCTGCGCCGAAGGTCTGCGTAATCAGCGTTCCTCTGGCTTGTCCAGGTCAGGCATACGCCCGTCGACTCTGACGAGCGGAAGTTACCAAATGACGGATAGAGATTGGAAGCTGCTGATCTTGCCATTGCCGCTCTAATTTCGTATTGATTCCGCCCTCTTCTGCCGCCTTTAGTGCATAAGCTGCGGTACCCAAGCAGTGGTCAGCCATATGTGCCGTCTCGGCGGCATGTCCTGCGGCGCGAGCGGCGGCTGTCGCTGCGGCATCCTTGGACTCTCTTGCAGCCGCGTGGGCTGCTACTGCAGCCTGTCGTGCATCTCCAACGGAAATCTCGCCTCTAGCCCACGCCCTCGCTTGTCGTAGTGCATCAAATGGGCGCTGATCATTAAACAAAGTGAAGTATGCAACACTTTACCTTACCCTGCCTGCCAAGCGCAAATTGTTGAAAAGAACGGCCACCGCCATCTGGCCTGGGCTTCCTATGCCGGCGACGATCTGCAATCGCTGTACCTGGGCATGGGCACCAAAATTACTGGAGATGGCTGATCGACTTCGTGCGCATGCACATCAGCCAGATGGCAGGCATCACTCCCGCGGTCAAGGTCGCCGGTTTTGCCGACATGTATGGTATACGCACCGCCTGGCACGGCCCCAGTAATACCTCCCCCGTGGGCCACGCAGCCAATCTGCACCTCGACCTCTGGGCGCCCAATTTTGGCATTCAGGAGTGGTACCGGGCCTCGGAGCTGGACTACGAGATGTTCCCCGGTTTGCCAGAAGTACGCAATGGCTATATGCTTTCCAACGACCGGCCCGGCCTCGGCATCGATATCGACGAAACATTGGCTGCCAAATACCCGCCCGGGGACAAGGTCGTGCAGTGGACACAAACGCGGCTGCCCGACGGCAGTCCGGCCCGTCCGTGACAGACAGCATGGCCTCTGCCCTGTCTTGAGAAAAGGGTGGAATCAGAAAAAACCTAACCGCTGATAACCGCCGATAAACGCTGATCAGACATCAGAAAAGATCAGCGACCTCTGCGCCGCAGGTCAGCGGGGAAAAGAAAAAAAACACAACCGCAGACCTGTCCTGCCCACTCCGGGGCACCTGACGGTGAGCGTAGCCGAAGGGATGAACGCAGATAACCGCAGATCAATCAGAAAAAGATCAGCGAGAATCTGCGCCGAAGGTCTGCGTAAATCAGCGTTCCTCTGCCCTGTCCTGAGGAAAGAGAGGGAATGAACCGCAGCCCAAGTACCAGGTTCTGGCTTGTCCAGGATAGGAGATTACGAATGAACTACGTTGATTTTGGCAGTACTGGTCAGCGGGTTTCCCAGATGTGTCTGGGCACCATGATGTTTGGCGAACGCTGCGACGAGGCAGAATCCGAGCGGATCCTCTCAGCAGCTATGGACCAGGGCATCACCTTTGTCGATACGGCGGCGATGTACGGACAGGGGCGCACCGAGGAGATCATGGGACGCATCCTGAAAGGACGACGGGATCAGCTGTTTATCGTCACCAAGGTGACCAGGAGCACCGACGCGGCCTGGATTCGAGAGAGCATCGACGAAAGCCTGGCCCGCCTGCAGTTGGACTACGTCGACCTCTACCTGATTCATTGGCCCCGGGAGCAGATGCACACCGTGGAGATGATGGAAGGGCTCAATGATGTGGTTCTCCAGGGCAAGGCCCGTTTCGTCGGCTGTTCCAACTTTCCGGCCTGGCTGGTGGCTCATTGTAACGCCATTGCCCAGCGGAAGGGTTGGGCGCCGTTGATCTGCAATCAAGTACCCTACAATCTGATCGAGCGAGGCATTGAGGTCGAGGTGCTTCCCCAGGCCGCCGCCGAGGGGATCGCCATCATGACCTACCGGCCTCTGTTGATCGGCATATTGGCCGGTAAGTACCAACCTGGCCAGGCGATGCCTGCCGACTCCCGCGGCCAGACCGATGGGCGCATTGCAACCTGGGTAGCCAGGTATGCCGATGGCCTGCGTCGCTTCAACCAGTTTGCATCCGAGCGGGGCCTGCATCCGGCGCAGCTGGCAATCGCATGGCAATGCCACACACCCGGAGTGACGTCGCCGATCGCCGGCGTGAGTTCGTTGGGCCAGTTGCAGGCCAGCATCGACGCCTTCGATGTGGCTCTCACTGCCGAAGAATATGCCGAGATTTCGGCCATGTTCGACACCGCCGTCAAGGAAGAGAGCGGCGGCAACTATCCTAACCTGCGCCGGTCCCATGACCTGGTGGCCAGTTAGGCTATTGACAATTAGCGTGACACCTCTGGAGACTGACGACTGTCCGGCTGGTAGCCGGACCTACGATCTGCATGGTTATTTTCGCTCACGACTGTCGAGGTCTTTGAATGAATACAACTCTCCAACAGCTTGGCGACATGGGACTCATCCCGGTTGTCGCCATCGACGACGCCGAAGATGCCCCCGATCTGGGCGAGGCTTTGCTGCAGGGCGGGCTGCCCTGTGTCGAGATTACCTTCCGCACAGCAGCGGCCACCGACGCCATTCAATCGATCGCGGCCAGGTTTCCCGAGATGGTGGTCGGCGCCGGCACTGTGCTCTCTGTAGCTCAGGCCGAAGAGGCCGTTTCCCGCGGGGCAAGCTTTATCGTCTCCCCAGGCTTTGATCCCCAGGTGGTCGACTGGTGCCTCGATAACGATGTTGCGGTGATGCCCGGCGTGATGACCCCCAGCGAGATCACAGCGGCTCTCAACAAGGACCTGCCGGTGCTCAAATTCTTTCCCGCGGAGGCGGCCGGCGGCGTCAAGTTACTGAAGGCGATCGGTGGGCCGTTTGTGGGTGTTAAGTTTGTGCCGACCGGCGGCATCAATGTGACGAACCTGCCCGATTATCTGCGGCTACCTGCCGTTCATGCCTGCGGCGGCAGTTGGATTGTCAAGCGGCAGCTCATCGCTGACGGTGATTTCGATGCGATTGCCCGCCTGACCGCCGAGGCAGTCGAGATTGTGCGACAGGTGCGATGATCCCTAAGCCTGTTCAACGAGCCGGCGAAACTGGCGGCTACTGGCCACAAGGTCGGGTCCCTGTCCATAGAGAGCGCCGGCGATGAGGAAGATGGCTTCCTTGCCGTAGAAACGCGACAACTCGGGCAGCCTGTCCAGCGTCATGCCACCGGCCGGGATGGGAAAGATGGGTTTCAAAGGACCCATGTCAGCAGCGGTGGCCTCCACAATGCCCCGGCAATCGGCGCGGCTGAAGGAAAAGCGGCCGCCGAAATTCACGAATATGGTGGCGTCTGCCCCTGCCAGGCGCGGCAGCTGGCCGAAAACGACCCGGTGCGACAGGCCCTGGTCCGGGTGGATGGCAAAGGTTCCCAGCCAGGCAGGGTGGCTCAGAATGGGCAGGCCAAGGGCGCTGTTCTGTGCCAGGATCCGCACGCTGTCCCAACCCACCAGGCCTGGAGCCACCATGATGCCGCCGGCTCCAGAGCCCCTGGCCTTGAAGGCGCGGGCAACGATCTGGTCAGCTGGAGCGGTCACGTTGGGAACATAGAGACAGCAGTAGCCTGTCTCGCGATTGGCTCGTTGGACTGCCTCTGCGCAGCGGGGGACTCTTTCGGAGAAGGGGGCGAAGGATTGCCCGGTCAGGCCGTGATCCTCTTTGATGATGTCAATGCCGCCAAGGGCCAGCTTGTATGCCAGGTCCGCCAGATCGCTTGCCCCTAGTCCCATGGGCTTGAGCGCCGTACAAAGCAAGGCTCGATCTGTGACTCCCAGCAGAGATCGAATTCCCTCTCTACCAAAACGCGGCCCATGAAACTGCATCAACAAACTCTCCGGAAGATCGAGGTGGAGTACCTTGATCCCGGGATGCATGGCCGAATTGCCAAAGACCACGTTGAGTAGTTGCGTGAGCTCACCGGCCGCGGCTTCGATGGGATAGCTGATCGTAGCGTCGTATCGCTCTTCTCCCGCAGCTTCCAGCGCCTCGATGCGTCCGACCAGGTGGGCGCGGATGTCGTCGTCAGCCAGCAGGCTGTCGGGTATTTCAACCGTCTGCTCCAGGCAGATGCCATAGGCTTTTGCCCTGGCCTTGGCCTGGGTTTCAGCGACGAGGCGATAGCATACGCCAAAACGCTCGCCCGAAAGGCTCAGCGAGGTTTCCGGGAAGATCATAGGCAATTCGCTTTTGGACTTCTGTTTGCCGCAGGGAGAGGGTGAGATCAAGAAGCGCTGACGTGGCGCACCATCTCGTGGGTCAGTTGCTGCAGCGGCGGATAGGTGTTGATGTACTGCTCAACGTAGAAGCGATAGGCCTGGTGTCTGGCGGGATCGGGTTCGATACGTGTGCGGACCTGCACCATCTGCTGGGCCGCGCTCTGGATGTCGGGGAAGAGCCCGGCGGCCACGGCGCCCAGGATAGCGGAGCCCAGTGCAGGACCATCGGGCACGGCGGTCAGGGTGATGGGCACATTGCTGACGTCGGCATGGATCTGCATCCAAAGGGGACTCCTGGTGGGTCCACCGGACGCCACCATCTCATCCACCACGAAACCGTTTTGGCGAAACGTGCGAAGGATATGCTCCGTGCCGTAGGCGATCCCCTCGATGATGGCTCGGAACAGGTGGCCAGTGGTGTGTTTTAGGGAGAGGCCGCGCACGATGCCGCGCGCTTCGGGGTCAACGTAGGGTGTGCGGTTGCCCTGCCAATAGTCGAGGACGATCAGCCCTTCGGAGCCAGGCGGGATCGGTTTTGCCAACCGGTCGAGAACAGTGTATGCATCAACGCCTTGTTCGGCAGCCTGCAGCACCTCTTTGGCACAGAAGTTGTCCTTGAACCATTTGACGACGGAGCCGGTGGACACCTGGCCACCCTCGACAGTGTATTGACCGGGCAGGATGGCGTCGGTGAAGGCTCCAAAGATGCCTTTGGCGAAGAGTGGCGTTGCGCTCTGGCCCAGGAGTAAATGGGAGGAACCGGTGATGAATGCCAGCTTGCCCGGCTGCAACACATTCAAGCCAATCATGGCCACGTAGCCATCTGCGCCACCTTGGGCCACAGGGATGCCGGCTGGCAGGCCAAGCTCGTCGGCCACGTCGGGCAACAGAGTCCCTGCTATCTCGCCCATGTCCAGAACACGCTGCGGGAATCGAGAGATAAGGTCGCCAAGGCCAATCTGCTCGTAGAAATCATCGGGCCAGCCACCCTCGGCTCGGTCGTAGTACCAGCGGATACTGGTGTTGTTGATGCTGGCAGTCCACTGCCCGGTCAAACGGAAAGTCAACCAGTCGATGAATTCGCCTACATGGCTGGCCTGCCGGTAGATCTCCGGCTCGTTCTCCTTGAGCCAGAGGGTTTTGCAGGGCAACCATTCGGCGGACACGTTGCCATAGCCGTTGTATTTGAGGGCTGGATGGCCGCTCTCTGCGATGCGTCGGGCCTGCTCGGCGGCGCGGACGTCCATCCAGATAATCGCAGGGCGCAACGGCTGAAAGTGCTCATCCATCGCCACAACGGTACAACTTGTGCAATCCGCTCCCAGGCCGACGATCTCTTTCCTGGCAATGCCGCTCTTGGCCATTGCAGATCGCGTGGCTACAACCAGGGCAGACCACCACTCGTCCGGGCGCTGCTCGGCCCATCCCGGATGTGGGTGATTGAGCGGGTACGGCTGGGAAGCAAACACGACAGGTTGCCCCGTCTGATCGAATATACCAACCCGCACGCTCTCCGTGCCAAAATCGATGCCCAGGACATAGGAACCGGACATGGCTGTTACCTCCATCCGTTGAAGCAATCAGCGCCTGGGCAACCGCCAACAATGAATTGCGGCAGCAAGGGCGCTGAAGGGTCGACCCATCTTGCCGTTTTATTTCTTCACTTCAACACCGGCCTGGTCTTCCAGGTTTCGTATCATGGCGGAGGCGTTCAGCTCGCCCCAGCCCTTGTTCACCGCGGCCTTGATATTCTCACGGGTGGCGGCACTTGCAGGAATGGGTACGTTCAGGTCCTGGGCGAAGCGAGCAATCAAGTTGGCATCCTTCAACATCAGTTTGAGGGCAAAATGGGTGCTGAAGTCGCGCTCAATCAAGGCATGACCCACGCCGTCGAATATGGGCGACTTAAAATCGGTGACATGCAATACGCCCAGGACATCTTCAGGATCAAGGCCCGCCCTGGTCGCCAGGACCATGGCCTCGCCCAGCGCCTCCAGCTGGGACGCCACCACGAGATTGCCGACCAGCTTCATGGAGGAGCCCTGCGCTGTGCCGCCCATGTAGTGGGTAGTTTCGCTGAGCACCTGCAAAATCGGCTTGACCTGCTCGTAAAGTTCCTTGTCGCCGCCAACCACAATCCACAAGCCACCCTGTGCAGCCTCGTTTCTGCTGCCAAAGACAGGCGCATCCAGGAATCGAACTCCCTTTTTGGCATAGGCCGCGGCAGATTTGCGACTGGTGTCCGGGTGCACGGTGGTCAAATCGACGACCGTCTGGCCTGGCTGCACGGCCGACAGCAGGTCGCCATCGCCGAAAAGCAAGTCCTCGACTGCGGCATCGTCGCTGAGGCAGTACATGATCAGGTCAGCGTCGGCCACCGCCCGAGCAGGGGTGGTGGCCTGCACAGCACCTTGCCTGACCAGCGATTCGCAGCGTTCGGGTGACCGATTCCACACGGTTACAGGATAGCCGGCTTTGAGCAGATTTCCAGCCATGCCCCGTCCCATGATTCCCATACCAAGATAAGAGATTTTTGTCACAGAAGTACTCCTGTTGAGTTTGCAATGGCCCATTCCGATCGAAGCGGGTTTGGGCGTGAGCTGCGCGGGGAAGCAGAGAGCGGCCCGAGCAGGGAGTCAATTGACGGACAGGTGCTAAGTTTGGGTGCCCGGACTGCGTTTGCGTCGCCGATCGACGTAAAAAGTGAGCACCATCACCAGCAAAAGCAACCCACCCCACGCAATCTGGCGGAAGAAGATGGCTGCGCTGGAAGGGAACAACTCCAACATCAACATGTTGAGGCCGGTCGAGAGGAACTGTATGCTCAACACAGCCAGCACCAGGCCGGAGACCGTGCCGAAGCCACCGGTGTAGCTGACGCCACCCAAAATAGCGATAAGCACTGTCAGCAAGATGAACGATGCGCCGAAGTCTGGTTTGGCCGAGTTGGTTCGGGCCAGGAAGATGATGCCCGCAATGCTGGCCACCAGACCGGCGATCCAGTATGTGCGTAACAGCACGCGGTTGCTGTTGATACCTGAGTAGAGGGCTGCCGTCGGGTTGGTGCCAAGCATGTAGACGTTGAAGCCAAAGGTCGTGCGGTTGAGCATGATAGAAAAGACAACAGCTATCACAGTGAAGACGATGACGGGGATCGGCAGGCCCAGAATGTAGCCGTTGCCGATGAAAGCCAACTGGGTTGTAGTGATGGCCGGACCACCCGTGACTACGAACGACAGGCCGGTGTAGATGGCACCGGTGCCCAGGGTGGCCAGAATCGGTGTGATGCCCACGGTCGATACCAGGAACCCGTTGAACAGGCCGCAGATAGAACCGACGATGAGGGCGCTGATCATGGCCAGGGGAATAACCAATACCGGCGACATGCCGGCGCCATTCTCGCCGGCCAGCCGTGTCAGAACCAACGCCGCTACTACCGCCGACAGGTTGGCCGCGCCGACGATGGACAGGTCAATGCCGCCGGTCAGCATGGTGATCATGATGGCGAAAGCCAGGATGCCGTACTCCGGAAACTGTACCATCATCGACTGCATGTTCCTGATGGTCAGAAACTTGTCGGGCAGCAACAGGCTGAATGCCACGAAGATGGCAAATGAGATGACAAACAGGCGCAGCGTATAAATGTCGAACGGCAGACGGTTTATCAATGAATTCCGAGAAGTAGTTTTTTCCATCTGTTATGCTACCTAAGCATCCGCCAGGCCGAAAGATTGTTTGCCGGCGCGGCGTGCCTGGATGGCAGGGATGCCCGTACCAACCAGGATGATGATGCCAATGACGACCCGTTGCCAGACGGTGGGGACGCCGATCAGAATCAGGCTGTTGTTGGCAATGATCACCAGGATCACGCCCAGGATAGTGCCGATCACCGTGCCGCGGCCGCCGGTCAGGGTTGCGCCGCCCAGGACCACGGCGGCGATCACGTTCAACTCCATGCCGACGATGTCCTGGGGATTGGACTGGCGGGCAAGCGAGCCGAAGGTCATGCCGGCGATTCCCGATAATAGGCCGACAAAGGCATAGATGAAATATTGGATGCGGGTGATGTTGAAACCGGCCCGGTCGGCGGCCTCGGGGGCGCCGCCCAGGGCATAGATGCCTCGACCCAACATCGTATACCTCAAAAGCAGCCACACGCCAAAGGCAATGACTATCGTCATAATGACAGCCGGATGCAGGATGGCCATGCCTCTCTCCTGGGGAATATTCATCAGCGACGACCGGGCAAAGGCCGTCATGGCCGGCGGTACATCCCGGATGATCTGGTTGCCGATGGCGAAGAGCAGAAAACCGTGGATCATGCTGAGGGTGCCCAGGGTCACGATCAGGGTGGGCAGCTTAAACTGGGCAATAAAGAAGGCGTTGATCATTCCCAATCCCAGCCCGATGACCGCGGCGACAATAAAGAACAACCAGATCGGCGCATCGGGCGAATAGGCCATGAGCAGCTTGGTGGTTGCGTGTAAGGCGAAGACAGCGACCGCTGTAAAGGAGACGTCGATCCCTCCCGAGATGAGCACGATAAGCACCCCCATGGCGAAGATGCCGGTGACAATGCTGCTGCGCAGGAGGGTAAATAGATTGCCGACGGTGAAAAAGGTCGGGTTGTTGAGCCCAATGATGAGGCACAGGCCGACAATGGTTATGGCCACCAGGGTTTCGTTGCGGCGAAAGATGCGGTTCATGGCGCTATTCCTCGATCAGCTTGGCGGACAGTTCGTTTTCGTCCGTTTCCTGAGGCAATATCCTCTCGACGATGCGCCCGTGGCGCATCAGCAGAATGAGGTTGCAGGTCTGCAACAGCTCAGGAATGTCGTCGGAGATCACCAGTAGCCCCATGCCTTCACCCGCCAGTTGTTTCATCATATCGTGTAGTTCGTTTTTCGAGCCGATATCCACGCCAACCGTTGGCCCATTCATGATCATGAGGCGCGGTTTGCTGGCCAGCCACTTGGCCAGCACGACACGCTGTTGGTTTCCACCCGATAACGTATAAACCGGCAGTTCAGGATCGGAGGTTTTTATGCGGAGTGCTTCGACCCATTTGTCCACCTGTTCGTCGACCTGCCGGGGATCGGTCAGGCCCAACGCGCCACGCAGACTATCGATGATGCGAACCACCAGGTTGCGACCGACGGACTGTTCCAGGAAGAGTCCCTCGGTGAGGCGATCCTCGGGCAGATAGCCAATGTCGTGGCTAATGGCGTCCTGAATAGAATTGATCTCGACCTGTTTGCCATTCATGTAGATGAGGCCGGCGTCAGTGGACAAAATACCATAAAGAGCGAGAGCCAATTCGGTGCGACCCGAGCCCAGCAGGCCGGTTACGCCCACGATTTCACCCCCTCGCAGTTCAAAGGTGATATCCTCCAGCATGTCGCCGGCAGAAAGGCCTTCGACCTTGAGCAGGGCAGGTTGGCTTGTGTCTGGTGTAAACTCGTATGATTCCTCGGAAATGGCGTGGCCTGTCATCTCGTAGGTGAGGCGGGCATTGTCGTATTCGCTGCGCTCGCCTACGCTGACGATCCTGCCATTTCGCATGACGATCATCGTCTCGGATATCTCCAGCACTTCGTTCAGCTTGTGGCTGATGAAGAGGAAGGCAATACCGCGACGTCTTTGTAACCTGTGAATCACCGAGAAGAGGTTGCGGATCTCTCGCTCGGTCAGCGCGCTGGTGGGCTCATCCATGATAATGAGCTGGGCATTCCGGCGCAGGGCCTTGGCAATGGCGATGAGCTGTTTGTTGGCGACCGACATTTCCTCTACGTACGCGTCGAGAGGAAGGTCCACCTCGATCTGCGCCAATGCGTCTTCGGCGACTTGATGGACCCACCGCCAGTTGACCAGGCGCCGGCCCTCGGCCAGCTCCTCATTCAGAGCGATGTTTTCGGCAACCGTCAGATTTGGAAAGAGGGAAAAGTCCTGATAGATAACCTGGATGCCCTCACGGATGGCGTCGATAGGCTCGATTTCCTCGAATTCCTTGCCGTTGATGATCACTGTGCCAGCGTCCCGCTCGTAGACACCGGCGATGATCTTGATCAGCGTCGATTTACCGCAGCCGTTCTCCCCGACCAGGCAGTGGATTCTGCCCGGTTCGATGGTCAGATCGACCCCCCGAAGCGCATGCACGCCGGCAAAGGATTTGAAGATGCCAGTGAGGTGCAGAAGTTCATCGGTCATGCTGGGACGTCCGGCTCCTTCTGCCGGGTGGGTGAAGCACCTTCCTGGAAGCAATAGGCTTCCAGGAAGGTTTGCAACATCCGGCGCCTTCGCAAGGCATCGGATAAGAGAGATCGAGGATGCTAGAACGGATAATCTGGCGCGCTCTCGGCATTAACGTAGACAGCGCCGTCGCCGTACAATACGTTGCCTTCAGCGATCAGGTTGTTGTAGCCATCGATACCCAGGTCGGTACCCTCACCGATTTCCTCACCATTGATATACATCAGAGCAATCTGGTTGCAGGCGGCGCCGGCTACGGCCGGATCCCAGAAGCCAATGTAATCGACGGCGCCGGTGTCAAACAGATCACCGACAATGGAGGGCAGGGTCGTACCCACTTCAGAGACCTCATCCTGCAAGCCGGCTTCCTCAATGGCGCGGCCGATGCCGACGGGATCAGTGGAGGCACTGCTCTGGAAGCCCTTGAGGTTGGGATAGGCCGCCAGGACCTCTTTGGCCTTCTGGTAGGCGATCTCGGCGTCGTCGAACGCTTCGACTTTGTCGCCGGCCATAACCATGTTGGGATAGGCCTCTTTCTGGCGTGCAATACCGCCGTCCACCCACTCGTTGTGAGTCTTGGAACCAAGGCTGCCCACGAATACGACGTATTCGCCCTCTTCACCCATCTCAGCGGCCAGGCGATCCATAAGACCGGCGCCAAAAGCGGTGTTGTCGAAGGCCTCGATGTCGTAGTGCATGTTCTCCTGGTTGCTGGCTTCGTGGGTGATGACAGTGATGCCGGCGTCCATAGCTTTCTTGAGCACCGGATCGAGCTGGGTTGGGTCCATGGGAACGACACACAGGGCGTCCACTCCCTGGGCGATCAGGTCCTCGATGATAGCGATCTGCTGGGCGGCGTCGGCCTCGGCCGGGCCGACGAGGGTGGCATTGACTCCTGGATGTTCATCGCCCCAGGCGTTGACGCCATCTTCCATGCGGTTGAACCAGCTAATGCCGGCGATCTTGACGACGGTCACAAACTCCAGGGGTTCTTCACTGGCTTCTTCCGCCGGTTTTTCAGCAGCAGGGGCTTCTTCCGCCGGCGCTTGTTCGGCGGCGGGCGCTGGCACGGAAACGGGGGCGGCGCATGCAGATACGAGCATGGCGAAGATCAAAACTACAGCTACGACGGGAAACAGACGTTTCATGGTTCTACTCTCCTTGAGATAGGTTAAAAAAACGGATTGTGAAACGACGGGAAGTGATCTTGATACTAGTGTTTACTGATTTCAGCGTCACCTCCTTGTTTTGATGTGATCTGGCTGTTCTAACTTGTTGCTGGTTCGACGATGGCGGCTAACATGATTGTGAAGGCGGCGCAGCCAGGATCCACCTTGCCCTCGGTACGCTCACCCACCCAACTTGCCCGGCCAACTTTGCTGCGCAATGGCGTCACACTGTCTCGACCAGCTTCCGCCGCGCTCAGGGCCTGAGCGCCGGCCTCCTCCAGCGTCTCGCCCGCCGCCACCGCTGTTGCAAGCACCTCACTGGCCGGATGCATGGCGTCCACGATGGTTTTGTCGCCAGGCCTGGCTTTGCCGCGCTCCTGGATACCGGCGTCGGCGGCAACCAACATTTGGCTGATCTCCTGCGCTGAGA comes from Chloroflexota bacterium and encodes:
- a CDS encoding autoinducer 2 ABC transporter substrate-binding protein; translated protein: MKRLFPVVAVVLIFAMLVSACAAPVSVPAPAAEQAPAEEAPAAEKPAEEASEEPLEFVTVVKIAGISWFNRMEDGVNAWGDEHPGVNATLVGPAEADAAQQIAIIEDLIAQGVDALCVVPMDPTQLDPVLKKAMDAGITVITHEASNQENMHYDIEAFDNTAFGAGLMDRLAAEMGEEGEYVVFVGSLGSKTHNEWVDGGIARQKEAYPNMVMAGDKVEAFDDAEIAYQKAKEVLAAYPNLKGFQSSASTDPVGIGRAIEEAGLQDEVSEVGTTLPSIVGDLFDTGAVDYIGFWDPAVAGAACNQIALMYINGEEIGEGTDLGIDGYNNLIAEGNVLYGDGAVYVNAESAPDYPF
- a CDS encoding DAK2 domain-containing protein, with the protein product MTEEIQGQAVAEAMKRACVALSQQRDYLTSLDQALGDGDLGITMGKIADALSIYAADTSTDDIGKFLVGAGMAANRTAPSTMGTLLATALMRAGKEAKGKSELSAQEISQMLVAADAGIQERGKARPGDKTIVDAMHPASEVLATAVAAGETLEEAGAQALSAAEAGRDSVTPLRSKVGRASWVGERTEGKVDPGCAAFTIMLAAIVEPATS
- a CDS encoding sugar ABC transporter ATP-binding protein; this translates as MTDELLHLTGIFKSFAGVHALRGVDLTIEPGRIHCLVGENGCGKSTLIKIIAGVYERDAGTVIINGKEFEEIEPIDAIREGIQVIYQDFSLFPNLTVAENIALNEELAEGRRLVNWRWVHQVAEDALAQIEVDLPLDAYVEEMSVANKQLIAIAKALRRNAQLIIMDEPTSALTEREIRNLFSVIHRLQRRRGIAFLFISHKLNEVLEISETMIVMRNGRIVSVGERSEYDNARLTYEMTGHAISEESYEFTPDTSQPALLKVEGLSAGDMLEDITFELRGGEIVGVTGLLGSGRTELALALYGILSTDAGLIYMNGKQVEINSIQDAISHDIGYLPEDRLTEGLFLEQSVGRNLVVRIIDSLRGALGLTDPRQVDEQVDKWVEALRIKTSDPELPVYTLSGGNQQRVVLAKWLASKPRLMIMNGPTVGVDIGSKNELHDMMKQLAGEGMGLLVISDDIPELLQTCNLILLMRHGRIVERILPQETDENELSAKLIEE